One genomic region from Gossypium hirsutum isolate 1008001.06 chromosome D13, Gossypium_hirsutum_v2.1, whole genome shotgun sequence encodes:
- the LOC107950328 gene encoding anaphase-promoting complex subunit 11 — protein MIIFRYLRPRSAAIDVKFIYTASEFSHIGLGFAGEDESQVATWHAVASWTWDAQDETCGICRMAFDGCCSDCKLPGDDCPLIWGACNHAFHLHCILKWVNSQTSQAHCPMCRREWQFKG, from the exons ATGATTATTTTCCGTTATTTGCGGCCACGATCTGCTGCTATTGATGTGAAATTTATTTACACCGCTAGTGAG TTCTCTCACATAGGTCTTGGTTTTGCAGGAGAAGATGAAAGTCAAGTTGCTAC ATGGCATGCTGTTGCTTCATGGACATGGGATGCCCAAGATGAAACATGTGGAATTTGTAGGATGGCCTTTGATGGTTGTTGTTCTGACTGTAAACTCCCTGGGGATGATTGCCCATTGA TTTGGGGTGCATGCAACCATGCTTTCCATCTTCATTGCATCCTGAAATGGGTTAATTCACAGACTTCTCAAGCACATTGTCCGATGTGCCGTCGTGAATGGCAGTTCAAGGGATGA
- the LOC107945127 gene encoding scarecrow-like protein 3 has protein sequence MSQNESSPLKSSSSSLQVFSMMSLSPSLGSSYPWLKELKSEERGLYLIHLLLTCANHVATGSLENANIALEQISELASPDGDTMQRIAAYFTEALADRILKTWPGLHKAINSTRVVDLVSEQALVRRLFFEVFPFLKAAFLLVNQAIIEAMEGEKVVHVIDLDAAEPMQWIALIRGLSARPEGPPHLRISGIHVRKEVLDQMGHRLSEEAEKLDIPFQFNPVVGELEDLDVERLHVKTGEAVAISSVLRLHSLLASDDEPLRKKLPLALKNSNGIHLQRALRMSQNTLGELLEKDTVNGYSPSPDSASSSPLSSPVSPKVDTFLTALRGLLPKLVVITEQDSNHNGSTLMERLLESLHSYAALFDCLESTVSRASSERLKLEKMLFGNEIKNIISCEGAERKERHEKLEKWIQRLDSAGFCNVPLSYYGMLQAKTLLQGYNCNGYKMKAENGCVMICWQDRPMFSVSAWRCRNSL, from the coding sequence ATGTCCCAAAACGAATCCTCACCGttaaaatcatcatcatcatcactgcAAGTTTTTTCTATGATGTCCTTGTCACCTAGCTTAGGATCATCATATCCATGGCTTAAAGAACTTAAATCAGAAGAAAGGGGTTTATATTTGATCCATTTGTTACTCACCTGTGCTAATCATGTAGCCACCGGTAGTCTCGAAAACGCGAACATTGCGCTCGAGCAAATATCGGAACTCGCTTCACCGGACGGCGATACGATGCAACGTATTGCCGCTTATTTCACCGAAGCACTAGCGGACCGGATCCTCAAAACGTGGCCCGGTCTGCATAAGGCTATTAATTCGACTAGGGTTGTCGATTTGGTATCGGAACAAGCTTTGGTTCGGAGGTTGTTTTTCGAGGTGTTTCCGTTTTTGAAAGCGGCATTCTTGCTTGTTAACCAAGCTATAATCGAAGCGATGGAAGGGGAAAAGGTGGTACATGTGATTGATCTCGACGCGGCGGAGCCTATGCAATGGATTGCACTCATTCGAGGTTTGAGTGCAAGACCAGAAGGTCCGCCGCATTTGAGGATTTCTGGGATACATGTACGAAAAGAAGTGTTGGATCAAATGGGGCATAGATTGTCGGAAGAAGCCGAGAAGTTGGATATACCGTTTCAATTTAATCCGGTCGTTGGCGAATTAGAGGATCTCGATGTTGAAAGACTGCATGTTAAAACCGGGGAAGCGGTAGCTATTAGCTCGGTTCTCCGATTGCATTCTCTTTTGGCTTCTGATGACGAACCCCTTCGGAAGAAACTTCCGTTAGCATTGAAGAACTCAAATGGAATCCACTTACAAAGAGCCTTACGAATGAGTCAAAACACCTTAGGAGAGTTACTTGAGAAAGATACGGTTAACGGATACAGCCCTAGCCCGGACTCGGCTTCTTCGTCGCCCTTATCTTCACCCGTTTCACCGAAGGTCGATACCTTTCTTACCGCACTACGTGGCTTGTTGCCTAAACTCGTGGTCATAACCGAGCAAGACTCTAACCACAACGGGTCCACACTAATGGAAAGGCTATTAGAGTCCCTCCATTCGTACGCGGCATTGTTCGATTGCTTGGAATCCACGGTCTCAAGGGCATCCTCCGAGAGACTTAAACTCGAAAAGATGCTCTTCGGGAACGAAATCAAGAACATAATATCTTGCGAAGGAGCCGAGAGGAAAGAGAGACATGAAAAGCTAGAGAAGTGGATACAAAGGCTCGATTCAGCCGGGTTCTGTAACGTCCCATTGAGTTACTACGGCATGTTGCAAGCGAAGACATTGTTGCAAGGTTATAACTGCAACGGGTACAAGATGAAAGCCGAGAACGGCTGTGTCATGATTTGTTGGCAAGATCGACCGATGTTTTCAGTATCGGCTTGGAGGTGTCGGAACAGTTTATGA
- the LOC107953081 gene encoding BURP domain-containing protein 5 has translation MAFRFIVIFALLSFAFGGSKATLTKEELHWKSVFPHTKMPKSLQAVLPIPGESIPFKGDAGLDNKGVNDPEFGAYSYGDDSENLPGESITFKGDADPDNKGANDPEFGAYWYGDDSENLPANRKALGGKSINDYTATKETIYFFEDTLLPGTKVFLQRLLQESDTTKFLPRQIAESTPLTNGELSQILKKFSLKPESKGASYVKNTVKNCERPEMRGETKYCASSLETFVDSGVSILGKNIKLLSNEIGDETKNPSFKIGKGVRTVGGNEVVCHKMTYPHAVYLCHSIEGTEVYKVPLVSDDGTKVKAMAVCHKDTSAWSPNHIAFKILKVKPGTVPICHFLGRDTLVWVSN, from the exons ATGGCGTTTCGTTTCATTGTCATCTTTGCTTTACTCAGT TTTGCATTTGGAGGAAGCAAAGCAACATTGACCAAAGAGGAGCTGCATTGGAAATCAGTGTTTCCACACACTAAAATGCCCAAATCTTTGCAAGCTGTTCTTCCAATTCctg GTGAAAGCATACCATTCAAAGGTGATGCTGGTCTAGATAATAAAGGGGTAAATGATCCTGAGTTTGGTGCTTATTCCTACGGAGATGATTCAGAAAACCTTCCAG GTGAAAGCATAACATTCAAAGGTGATGCTGATCCAGATAATAAAGGGGCAAATGATCCTGAGTTTGGTGCTTATTGGTACGGAGATGATTCAGAAAATCTTCCAG CAAATAGGAAAGCTTTGGGTGGAAAGAGCATCAATGATTATACAGCTACAAAGGAAACCATTTATTTCTTTGAAGACACTCTTCTTCCGGGTACGAAGGTGTTCTTACAGAGACTCTTACAAGAAAGCGACACGACGAAATTCCTGCCTCGGCAAATAGCAGAATCGACCCCGTTGACGAACGGTGAATTATCACAAATCTTGAAAAAATTCTCGTTGAAACCCGAATCGAAGGGCGCGAGTTACGTGAAGAACACGGTAAAGAACTGCGAGAGACCCGAGATGAGAGGTGAAACCAAGTACTGCGCCTCATCGTTAGAGACCTTCGTCGATTCGGGCGTCTCgatcctcgggaaaaacatcaaGTTGTTATCGAACGAGATCGGAGATGAGACGAAGAACCCGTCGTTTAAGATCGGTAAGGGAGTTCGAACCGTGGGAGGAAACGAGGTCGTTTGCCACAAGATGACGTACCCGCACGCGGTGTATTTGTGTCATTCGATTGAGGGGACCGAGGTGTATAAGGTTCCACTGGTGAGCGACGATGGAACGAAGGTTAAAGCGATGGCGGTTTGTCATAAAGATACATCGGCTTGGAGCCCTAACCATATAGCCTTTAAGATTCTCAAAGTTAAGCCTGGAACTGTCCCGATTTGCCATTTCCTTGGCCGAGATACCCTCGTCTGGGTTTCCAACTGA
- the LOC107945110 gene encoding mitochondrial fission 1 protein A isoform X2, with amino-acid sequence MEAKVGKFFDSVTNFFSGSDQLPWCDADIIAGCEKEAAEANGSDESKNECLTRFSWALVHSRRTEDIERASIASTTDPLKMREKLYLLAVGHFRRGDYSRSRELVEQCLMVEPEWRQAQSLKKAIEDRITKDGVIGIGIAVSAAGLIAGGIAAALSRKK; translated from the exons ATGGAAGCAAAGGTAGGGAAATTCTTCGATTCGGTGACTAATTTCTTCTCCGGTTCAGATCAGCTTCCTTGGTGCGATGCTGATATCATTGCA GGATGTGAAAAGGAGGCTGCTGAGGCTAATGGTTCTGATGAGTCAAAAAACGAATGTCTCACGCGTTTTTCATGGGCTCTTGTTCACTCACGACGAACAGAAGATATAGAACGTG CTTCTATAGCCAGCACTACCGATCCACTGAAAATGCGAGAGAAGCTTTATCTTCTGGCTGTTGGGCATTTCCGAAGAGGTGACTATTCAAGGAGCAGAGAGCTTGTGGAGCAGTGTTTAATG GTAGAACCTGAATGGAGGCAGGCACAATCTCTGAAGAAGGCAATCGAAGATCGAATTACGAAAG ATGGTGTGATTGGTATTGGCATTGCTGTTTCTGCTGCTGGGCTGATTGCTGGTGGCATTGCTGCTGCTCTTTCACGAAAGAAGTAA
- the LOC107945110 gene encoding mitochondrial fission 1 protein A isoform X1, whose amino-acid sequence MEAKVGKFFDSVTNFFSGSDQLPWCDADIIAGCEKEAAEANGSDESKNECLTRFSWALVHSRRTEDIERGIAMLEASIASTTDPLKMREKLYLLAVGHFRRGDYSRSRELVEQCLMVEPEWRQAQSLKKAIEDRITKDGVIGIGIAVSAAGLIAGGIAAALSRKK is encoded by the exons ATGGAAGCAAAGGTAGGGAAATTCTTCGATTCGGTGACTAATTTCTTCTCCGGTTCAGATCAGCTTCCTTGGTGCGATGCTGATATCATTGCA GGATGTGAAAAGGAGGCTGCTGAGGCTAATGGTTCTGATGAGTCAAAAAACGAATGTCTCACGCGTTTTTCATGGGCTCTTGTTCACTCACGACGAACAGAAGATATAGAACGTGGTATAGCTATGCTCGAAG CTTCTATAGCCAGCACTACCGATCCACTGAAAATGCGAGAGAAGCTTTATCTTCTGGCTGTTGGGCATTTCCGAAGAGGTGACTATTCAAGGAGCAGAGAGCTTGTGGAGCAGTGTTTAATG GTAGAACCTGAATGGAGGCAGGCACAATCTCTGAAGAAGGCAATCGAAGATCGAATTACGAAAG ATGGTGTGATTGGTATTGGCATTGCTGTTTCTGCTGCTGGGCTGATTGCTGGTGGCATTGCTGCTGCTCTTTCACGAAAGAAGTAA
- the LOC107945102 gene encoding disease resistance protein At4g27190, translating to MDEANIAWNLVRALIKPIKRETSFIILYKRKAANRDSKVRQLKFKWETVQSAVTLATRNGQEIIQVVKDWQDRARPIAEEPEKALGEEPKCFFGWFPNLKYRYEVSKKAEEDGLVIDKLLDEASGFKDKVAHPFDPQVRWATPSECYMAFESREAVVNQVLVALKDATLKVIGVYGVAGIGKTTLITQVAKMVKANKVFDWVALSSVTQTSDVETIQAEIADCLGLNFEEESVKGRATKLRHRLSKEKNVLVILDDIRTSLKLNDVGIVFGDHQHRGCKILLSSRDPNVLCEMNVDKSFKVDVLKEEEAWNLFDKMVGDRVKDPSERSKAHDVCRGCRGSPLSIVTTANALKKKDFSEWESASKQLTTHPSSAVELSFNHLANDELKSAFQLCSLMPYKPTIFDMLKYGTAFGLFQGITTVEGAIQRLHRLVQNLKSSCLLFDGRMAEEFAMHEVIREVAASIASREGNMFLMRNEIGQRELPNAGRLRNCTAISLFYNDFVILPDRLECPQLKVFQLYDNNPVLRISDQFFSKMEALEVLDVKGMKHLSSLPSSLSSLGDLQTLCLESCVLQHMAMVEKMKKLEILSFNNSIIEELPKEIGELTQLKVLNLDNCSKLRAIPPNVISNLSRLEELHIGNSFAQWEDEQTTQRHASLSELNHLPDLTSLNLHIPDYRNMPKRFFFKKLQRFKILIGNTWDWSDKHEASRILKLKLNESIHMNDGVQILLKRTEVLYLDDLKYVEDLLYDLDESTTGFPQLKYLHIQNGPGLKHFVNLTDKVTLDVFPVLESLYLHNLINLEKICNAQLEMQPFAKLRVINVGSCSQLKNLFSFSIARGLQQLQEVQVVDCKNMVEIITGGRGRDVGDNETITTIEFEQLQSLTLQQLPKLISFNASSTTATLFNNKVTFPKLKNLKLSSISTLQIWQEQLLSVPNCIQSLTSITVEDCGNLKFLLSSSMVASLEQLIHLEISECKIVEAIIEETKMEERMEKILFPNLHSLKIKGLPQLTRFCSGKAVQFPSLKQLQIEHCPKLGTFISNFVKNGIRPLFDENVAFPSLEKILISQLRSLKMLWNDQLPKTSFSELKTMEVGYCLQLQTIFPFNMVEKFQRLQTLVINDCVSLEEVFDFQRLNIKENKTEVAIPLKKLYLFNLPQLKHVWSKDPQERISFKNLTSVYVFGSESLKSLFPASVARGLQELESLEIDTCGVEQIVAMDVTPQPETRFVFPKLAFLQLWRLEKLRSFYPGVHSTEWPMLKRIVTFHYGDMKMFTSELLGTRQTRTVSQPLFLVEKVVQNLDELTLDSRDISMLSDENVFRPDLFSSIKVLQVHCYHQESAILPFGFIQNFTNLDNLYVGCCKFRELFPSERLVGDPRKPLGTLSGIRTLKLVLLSNLRHIWKPNSRLDLIPPYLESLVVWNCNRLISLAPPSSSFSNLTTLDIWKCHGVRHIISSSTAKTLTKLTKMSVRECDEVTEIVANDEDETLTDIVFSKLVCLELNKLPMLLYFDSGSYALKFPLLEVVTLSQCPSLIEFHMRNELSTPKLKKVWQTEEMDQSCWKGDLNATVSEKMVLGTRRREHGYRRKIDLT from the exons ATGGACGAGGCTAATATAGCTTGGAACCTTGTTAGAGCTCTCATTAAACCCATCAAACGTGAAACTAGTTTCATCATTCTCTACAAGAGAAAGGCTGCGAACCGTGACAGTAAAGTTAGGCAACTGAAATTCAAATGGGAGACAGTGCAATCTGCTGTTACTCTTGCAACAAGAAACGGTCAAGAAATCATACAGGTGGTGAAGGACTGGCAGGACCGAGCTAGACCCATAGCTGAGGAGCCTGAGAAAGCCTTGGGTGAGGAACCTAAGTGTTTCTTTGGTTGGTTTCCAAATTTGAAGTACCGGTACGAGGTCAGCAAGAAAGCAGAGGAGGATGGATTGGTCATTGACAAGCTTCTAGATGAAGCAAGTGGATTCAAAGACAAAGTTGCTCACCCTTTTGATCCACAGGTGAGATGGGCGACACCCTCCGAGTGTTACATGGCGTTTGAATCGAGAGAGGCGGTTGTGAACCAGGTTCTGGTGGCACTAAAAGATGCTACTTTGAAGGTCATTGGTGTGTATGGTGTAGCTGGCATTGGGAAGACTACACTCATCACACAAGTGGCTAAAATGGTTAAGGCAAACAAGGTGTTTGATTGGGTAGCTCTTTCAAGTGTAACTCAGACATCAGATGTTGAGACCATTCAAGCAGAGATTGCAGACTGTCTTGGTCTCAACTTTGAAGAGGAGTCAGTTAAGGGAAGAGCCACCAAGCTAAGACATAGATTGAGTAAGGAGAAAAATGttttggtaattttggatgaCATTCGGACAAGTTTAAAGTTGAATGATGTTGGAATTGTATTTGGAGATCATCAGCATAGAGGGTGTAAGATACTGCTATCATCAAGAGATCCCAATGTCTTATGTGAAATGAATGTTGACAAATCGTTCAAAGTCGATGTtctaaaagaagaagaagcctgGAATCTGTTCGATAAAATGGTCGGTGATAGAGTTAAAGATCCCAGTGAACGGTCCAAAGCTCATGATGTATGTAGGGGATGCCGGGGCTCGCCACTTTCCATTGTAACAACTGCAAATGCCTTGAAGAAGAAGGATTTCTCTGAATGGGAATCCGCTTCGAAACAGCTAACGACTCATCCTTCCTCGGCTGTAGAGTTGAGTTTCAATCATTTAGCTAATGATGAACTTAAATCTGCTTTCCAGCTTTGTAGTCTTATGCCATACAAGCCTACCATTTTCGACATGTTGAAATATGGTACGGCTTTCGGTTTGTTTCAGGGAATTACAACAGTGGAAGGAGCGATTCAGAGACTACACAGATTGGTACAAAACCTCAAATCCTCATGTTTACTATTTGATGGTCGAATGGCTGAGGAATTTGCAATGCATGAAGTGATTCGAGAAGTTGCTGCATCAATAGCATCCAGGGAGGGAAATATGTTCTTGATGAGAAATGAAATTGGACAAAGAGAGTTGCCGAATGCTGGTAGGCTAAGAAACTGCACCGCAATCTCGCTGTTTTACAACGATTTTGTTATACTTCCTGATCGACTCGAATGTCCACAACTTAAAGTTTTTCAACTTTACGACAACAATCCCGTTTTGAGAATCTCCGATCAGTTCTTCTCGAAGATGGAAGCATTGGAAGTCTTAGACGTGAAAGGAATGAAGCATTTGTCATCGTTGCCTTCATCACTCAGTTCATTGGGAGACCTTCAAACATTATGTTTGGAGTCATGCGTTTTGCAGCACATGGCAATGGTTGAAAAGATGAAGAAACTCGAAATCCTTAGCTTCAATAATTCCATCATAGAAGAGTTGCCTAAAGAAATAGGGGAATTGACTCAGCTAAAGGTGTTAAACTTGGATAATTGCTCCAAACTGAGAGCGATTCCCCCTAATGTAATATCAAACCTGTCTCGACTGGAAGAACTACATATCGGTAACAGTTTTGCTCAATGGGAGGATGAACAAACAACACAGCGCCATGCTAGCCTCAGTGAGTTGAATCACTTACCTGATCTAACCAGTTTAAACTTGCATATTCCTGATTATCGTAATATGCCGAAGAGATTCTTCTTCAAGAAGTTGCAAAGATTCAAGATATTGATAGGAAACACATGGGATTGGTCAGACAAGCATGAAGCCTCAAGAATATTGAAGCTCAAGCTCAATGAAAGCATTCATATGAATGATGGGGTTCAAATACTGTTAAAGAGAACTGAAGTTTTGTATCTAGATGATTTGAAGTATGTTGAGGATTTGTTATATGATTTGGATGAGAGTACAACAGGCTTTCCACAGCTGAAGTATCTCCATATCCAAAATGGTCCGGGACTAAAGCATTTTGTTAACTTGACTGACAAGGTTACTCTTGATGTTTTTCCTGTCTTGGAGTCATTGTATCTTCATAATTTGATCAACTTGGAAAAGATATGTAATGCTCAGCTTGAAATGCAACCCTTTGCCAAGTTGAGAGTGATAAATGTGGGAAGTTGCAGTCAATTGAAGAATTTGTTTTCATTCTCCATTGCCAGAGGCCTTCAACAACTTCAAGAAGTTCAAGTGGTAGATTGCAAAAACATGGTAGAGATCATTACAGGTGGAAGAGGAAGGGATGTTGGTGACAATGAAACAATAACCACGATTGAGTTCGAGCAGTTGCAATCCTTGACGCTACAACAATTACCGAAGCTTATCAGTTTCAATGCAAGCAGTACTACTGCAACACTCTTCAATAACAAG gTCACATTTCCCAAGTTAAAGAACTTGAAATTGTCCTCAATTAGCACATTACAGATATGGCAAGAGCAGCTTTTATCAGTCCCTAATTGCATTCAAAGTTTAACCAGCATCACTGTGGAGGATTGTGGTAATCTGAAATTTCTACTATCATCTTCTATGGTAGCCAGTTTAGAGCAATTGATCCATCTAGAAATAAGTGAATGCAAGATAGTCGAGGCAATCATTGAAGAAACAAAAATGGAGGAAAGGATGGAGAAAATATTGTTTCCAAATCTTCATTCCTTAAAGATAAAAGGCCTTCCACAGTTGACTAGATTCTGCTCAGGAAAAGCTGTTCAGTTTCCTTCCTTGAAACAATTGCAGATAGAACATTGTCCTAAACTAGGGACATTCATCTCCAACTTTGTGAAGAACGGAATTCGACCTCTCTTCGATGAAAAT GTAGCATTTCCTAGCTTGGAGAAGATATTAATCTCCCAGTTGAGAAGCTTGAAAATGTTATGGAATGATCAATTACCCAAAACTTCCTTTAGTGAACTAAAAACAATGGAAGTTGGGTACTGTTTACAGCTACAAACCATATTTCCATTTAATATGGTAGAAAAATTTCAAAGGTTGCAGACTCTGGTAATAAATGATTGTGTTTCATTGGAAGAAGTCTTCGATTTCCAAAGGCTCAATATCAAAGAAAACAAGACAGAGGTAGCAATTCCATTGAAGAAACTGTACCTGTTTAACTTACCACAGTTGAAACATGTGTGGAGTAAGGATCCCCAAGAAAGGATCAGTTTCAAGAATCTGACCTCTGTATATGTTTTTGGATCTGAGAGTCTGAAAAGCCTATTTCCGGCCTCGGTTGCAAGAGGCCTCCAGGAACTCGAAAGTCTTGAAATAGACACTTGTGGGGTGGAACAGATTGTTGCAATGGATGTAACTCCTCAACCAGAAACTAGATTCGTGTTCCCTAAACTAGCCTTTCTACAACTTTGGAGACTCGAAAAACTCAGAAGTTTCTATCCGGGAGTTCATTCAACTGAATGGCCGATGTTAAAAAGAATCGTGACCTTCCATTATGGTGATATGAAGATGTTCACTTCAGAACTTCTTGGAACTAGGCAGACACGAACTGTTTCTCAGCCGCTCTTCTTGGTTGAAAAG GTAGTTCAAAACTTGGATGAACTTACATTAGACAGTAGAGACATCTCAATGTTAAGCGACGAAAATGTCTTTCGACCTGACCTATTCAGCAGTATTAAAGTTCTGCAAGTGCATTGTTATCATCAAGAATCAGCTATTTTACCATTTGGATTCATCCAAAACTTCACCAATTTAGACAACCTTTATGTTGGTTGTTGTAAATTCAGAGAGCTGTTCCCATCGGAGAGACTGGTCGGCGATCCGAGAAAACCTCTCGGGACACTATCAGGAATTCGTACCTTGAAGTTGGTACTGCTTTCGAATCTGCGTCATATATGGAAACCAAACTCGAGACTGGACCTAATTCCTCCCTATCTTGAATCTCTGGTAGTTTGGAATTGTAACAGGTTGATCAGTTTGGCACCACCATCTTCATCGTTCTCAAATCTCACCACTTTGGATATATGGAAATGTCATGGTGTGAGGCATATAATTTCGTCATCTACAGCCAAAACACTTACAAAACTCACCAAAATGAGTGTAAGAGAATGTGATGAAGTGACTGAAATTGTTGCAAATGATGAAGATGAAACATTGACAGACATTGTTTTCAGTAAACTTGTCTGTTTGGAGCTAAATAAACTGCCCATGCTCCTATATTTTGACTCAGGGAGTTATGCCTTGAAATTCCCATTATTGGAAGTTGTAACACTGAGTCAATGTCCGAGTTTGATTGAATTTCatatgagaaacgagttaagcACTCCAAAGCTAAAGAAGGTTTGGCAGACAGAAGAAATGGATCAAAGTTGTTGGAAAGGTGACCTTAATGCCACTGTCTCCGAGAAAATG GTTTTAGGTACAAGAAGAAGAGAACATGGTTATAGGAGGAAGATCGATTTAACGTGa
- the LOC107945095 gene encoding RNA-binding protein Y14 gives MAGADVEAVDFEPEDDDLMDEDAAAGDASPQASMPKLKSAITGGASVSLSGPKKTKGRGFRQDDADRHSHLASRDFDSIGSDGGPGPQRSIEGWIILVTGVHEEAQEDDLHNTFGEFGEIKNLHLNLDRRTGFVKGYALIEYEKFEEAKNAISAMDGAELLTQTMNVDWAFSNGPSVGASKRKNIRAGRTHRSRSPRRRY, from the exons ATGGCGGGTGCTGACGTGGAGGCCGTGGATTTCGAGCCGGAGGACGACGACCTCATGGACGAGGACGCCGCCGCCGGTGACGCCTCACCTCAAGCCTCCATGCCTAAGCTCAAGTCTGCCATCACTGGCGGCGCTTCCGTTTCTCTTTCTGGCCCTAAGAAGACTAAAGGCCGTGGCTTCCGCCAGGACGACGCCGATCGTCATTCCCATCTCGCCTCCCGCGACTTTGACTCTATCGGCTCTGACGGTGGCCCCGGTCCCCAGAGAT CTATTGAAGGATGGATAATTTTGGTCACTGGTGTACATGAGGAAGCACAAGAGGATGATTTGCACAATACATTTGGTGAATTTGGTGAGATCAAGAATTTGCATTTAAATCTTGATCGTCGCACTGGATTTGTCAAG GGATATGCACTGATTGAATACGAAAAGTTTGAAGAAGCAAAGAATGCCATATCTGCAATGGATGGAGCAGAACTTCTTACGCAGACTATGAATGTTGATTGGGCCTTTAGCAATGGACCCAGTGTTGGAGCCTCTAAGAGAAAAAATATTAG AGCTGGACGGACACATCGCTCGCGAAGTCCTAGGAGAAGATACTAA
- the LOC107945068 gene encoding calcium-dependent protein kinase 17, producing MGNCCTRGDGSDKLEKAAAGYGNGDADPTVTSHQTSYRTAPSSQGASTVGKQSKPAPMGPVLGRPMEDVKATYTIGKELGRGQFGITHLCTHKTTGEQFACKTIAKRKLSSKEDVEDVRREVQIMHHLTGQPNIVELKGAYEDKHAVHLVMELCGGGELFDRIIAKGHYTERAAASLLRTIMQIVHTFHSMGVIHRDLKPENFLLLGKEENSPLKVTDFGLSVFFKPDEIFKDIVGSAYYIAPEVLKRKYGPEADIWSVGVMLYILLSGVPPFWAESENGIFNAIIKSHVDFSGKPWPSISHQAKDLVKRMLNPDPKRRLTAAQVLSHPWIKEDGEAPDTPLDNAVLSRLKQFKAMNQFKKVALKVIAGCLSEEEIRGLKEMFKAMDTDNSGTITLEELRQGLAKQGTKLSEYEVKQLMEAADADGNGTIDYDEFITATMHMNRMDREEHLYHAFQHFDKDNSGYITTEELEQALREYGINDSTDIKQILSEVDADNDGRINYDEFVAMMKKGNPEPNPKKRRDVVV from the exons ATGGGAAACTGTTGCACTCGCGGAGACGGCAGCGATAAGCTAGAAAAAGCCGCCGCAGGATACGGCAATGGCGACGCGGATCCCACCGTTACTTCACATCAAACTTCTTATAGAACCGCACCGTCGTCTCAAGGAGCTTCCACCGTCGGCAAACAATCAAAACCTGCACCGATGGGACCGGTTTTAGGTCGACCAATGGAGGACGTTAAAGCCACTTACACCATCGGAAAAGAACTAGGTCGTGGTCAATTTGGGATTACCCATTTATGTACCCATAAAACGACAGGCGAGCAGTTCGCTTGTAAGACGATAGCGAAACGGAAGCTATCGAGCAAAGAGGACGTGGAGGATGTACGGCGGGAGGTTCAAATAATGCATCATTTGACGGGACAACCTAATATCGTGGAATTGAAAGGGGCGTATGAGGATAAACACGCCGTTCATTTGGTGATGGAATTGTGCGGCGGCGGGGAATTGTTCGATCGGATTATTGCTAAAGGGCATTATACCGAACGGGCGGCGGCGTCTTTGCTCCGGACGATTATGCAGATTGTTCATACGTTTCATTCAATGGGGGTTATACATAGGGATCTTAAGCCTGAAAATTTCTTGTTGTTGGGCAAAGAAGAGAATTCTCCTCTTAAAGTTACTGATTTTGGCCTATCAGTGTTTTTTAAGCCAG ATGAAATATTTAAAGACATAGTTGGGAGTGCATATTATATAGCACCTGAAGTTTTAAAGAGGAAATATGGACCTGAAGCCGATATTTGGAGTGTTGGTGTCATGTTGTACATTCTTCTTTCTGGCGTTCCTCCTTTCTGGGCCG aATCGGAAAATGGGATATTCAATGCAATAATAAAAAGCCACGTGGATTTCTCGGGCAAACCTTGGCCGTCGATTTCACATCAAGCAAAAGATCTTGTGAAGAGGATGCTAAATCCAGATCCCAAAAGGAGGTTAACAGCTGCCCAGGTTCTAA GTCATCCATGGATTAAAGAAGATGGTGAAGCACCTGATACACCACTTGATAATGCAGTGCTAAGCAGGCTCAAACAGTTCAAAGCAATGAACCAATTCAAGAAAGTTGCTTTGAAG GTGATTGCAGGGTGTTTATCAGAGGAAGAAATAAGGGGATTGAAAGAAATGTTTAAGGCAATGGACACAGATAACAGTGGAACCATAACACTTGAAGAACTCAGGCAAGGTCTAGCTAAACAAGGCACTAAATTATCTGAATATGAAGTTAAACAACTCATGGAAGCT GCTGATGCAGATGGTAATGGAACAATAGACTATGATGAGTTCATAACAGCCACAATGCATATGAACAGAATGGATAGAGAAGAACATCTCTACCATGCTTTCCAGCACTTTGATAAAGACAACAGcgg GTATATTACGACAGAAGAACTAGAGCAAGCTCTACGTGAATATGGCATAAATGATAGTACAGACATCAAGCAAATCCTTTCTGAAGTTGACGCTGACAAT GATGGAAGGATAAACTATGACGAATTTGTGgcaatgatgaaaaagggaaatCCCGAACCGAACCCGAAGAAGCGACGCGATGTAGTCGTTTGA